DNA from Larimichthys crocea isolate SSNF chromosome XIII, L_crocea_2.0, whole genome shotgun sequence:
TTCAATAAAAgttattctgattctgattttgaaCATTTCTGAAGTAGTAATAAAAGCTGAGGTctagataaaaacatttttctataattttttcctttctttctttgtcttgaCCTCTCAGAGTGAGAAACATACATAGATTAAAACCATACAtctttatataaatgtgacCAAATGCATCACAAAAAGGCTGCTTACAGGTTAGTGCatcataacaataaaataatataaaacaaaagttcCATTCCTTCATTTTGATGCTTTACTCACATATTAATGAGCTTTCCTGCATCAGGAGGCCTTCACTGAAACATGGGACTTGAACTCGAGTCCTTCCTGTATCACCTTGTTTAAGTGACTCTACCTTGACGCAGCTGtggctccctcctcctcctcctacatcAAGGGAAACCCGTCAGGAAATACCAACTGTAGAAAACAACGTCACTTCCCGACAACTTTTTAACTATTTAcgtcatgttttttaaaaataactccTCTCATACCCATGCAGGTATTTTTTTCTGCACGCTCTGTGTGAATTATAAGAACATTTAACATAATGATGACATGAACTAAGAAGTGACTCAGTGTAGATCTACTGCATATTACATGCTTTGCATGGACATGCACACTCCATGCTGTAGATGTCTCcagatttgatttgacagcaaaccacacagagggaaaagaagaagaagatccaGGAAATATTACACTTCAGCATTCAGCATGAGGAATTACAGCTGTCGTCCTGAGAGAAGTTGATGGAGCTGCCAGCAACAAACAGGTGAGACCTAACATactgttgcatgtgtgtgctccTGCAGAATAAGAGTAGGAGGTCAAACTGTGTGACTCAGCACTGGATCTTTGCCCCTCTGTTGTTAGGTCAACATGGAAAAGGTGATCAACTGTTTCCAGAGGAGGCCGGATGCTGTGAGTCGGCTGATATGCTTCCCCTGGGCAGGTGGAGGGTCCATACACTATGCACGCTGGGGGAATGTCCTCAACAGCTCTGTGGAAGGTGTTGTATAAAAGTTGAACTTTGCACCCCTGatcagtcaaaagtttggacacaccgCCTCATTCAGTGGTTTAATCTTCATCAAAACTCTAAAATAACATGTGGAATtatgtaataaacaaaaaaaaaggtgtaaacaaaccagaattatattattatttttatattttaaaacattactCTTCTTAGAggtgttggcatacagtaaatagctctATTCGACTACTGTGgtaatccatattatggcaACAACTGCTCGACTGAGTTAAGAGAAACAGTCCATCGTTACTCTATGACGCGTTATTAACCCACAACTTTCACCTTTTATTTATCATCCTCTGAAATACTTATTTTTgcaaaaaacttttaatatattgtacatatattgtatattataatTGTTTACATTCTTtagtacttgattttttttatcttcttttatttttctgaatgtttgttatgcacccaaaaacaaaaaaagacaaattcctCCTTGGCAATGAACCTGATTTTAATTCTTATTCTGATGTGTagtcacaaaaaccatcaaacactctgatgaaactggctctcatAACCACCCCAGGAAAACCAAGAGTTACCTTTGCTGCAAAGATCAAATTTATCacagttaccagcctcagaaatcatCAATTACCTCAGATTAGTGCCCACATACATGCTTCACAGAGTTGTGGTCGATTTACTACAAACCACGACTGAGggagaccaagaagaagaagaagaagaagagaactggTCAGGCCAACAAACACAAGGAATTAGACCAGTAGAGATCTGTACTTTGATCTGATAAGTCCTAATTTGGTTTcaatctgcatgtgtggttcccactgtgaagcatggaggacGAATTGTGATGGTGTGAAGGTGCTTTGCTATGACCCAAAACATATCTCGAAGGCTATGTAAGCatctatttgaccaagaaggagaataatggcctccacaatcacccaACCTAAACCTAACTGAGATcttttgggatgagttggatcccaacaagtgctcagcaaaaagaaaaatcattgaATGAGAAGCTGTGTCCAATTGACTGGTACTATACCTTCACAACAtcttttacataaaataaaggtATGATGGGgatttgaactttaaaatgaagtCATTATACTGTGAAATCAAAGTCTGCACATGTTACAGTTTATTTACTTTGCGTCTTATTGCCCTTGACACTCGTTCTGTCACTTTCAGTGTTTGCCGTCAAACTTCCGGGCAGAGAGAGTCGAGCCAAAGAGCCGTTCTTTCAGAGCATGCAGCAGATCGTGGACGAggttgttggtgtgttgttgcCAATGCTGAAAGAGAAGCCGTTTGCTCTGTTTGGACACAggtatatacatgtgtgtatataacaGTTTAACTATCTCCTATCACTTTTCTCTGTGTTACAACCTTTGCtctgttctcttctgttttaAGCTTCGGTGCCTTCACGAGTTTCGCCGTGGCAGATCATCTGAAGCAAGTTCACAACCTCGAACCAGTTCACATCTTCCTGTCTGGTGCTTCTGCACCTTATGTGAGTTAATCATATACACTCACCgaccacttcattaggtacacttgtacaataTAATACGTGTTTTGTCTTGTGTAGTCCGAGATGCGCATCAACGCCCCGAAGAGAAGCAACTTATCTGACGACGATTTCCTCAAGTGGATGAGCTCGATTGGAGGAACTCCTCCTGAGCTGCTGGCAAACCCTGAAGTCCTGAAGCTCTTCGTTCCCGCCCTGAAAGCCGACCTGCACGTTGTGGAGAACTACCGGTGGGCTGACAACTTTTGTTACAATCTCTATTTAACCGTTCGTTCCgaataaactgtgtgtgacCGGAGTTGTTGACTTTCCTGCAGGTGCAACAACCCAGACAAACCACTCCTCTCCTGCTCGGTCACATGTTTTGATGGAAAAGATGACATTCCTCATGACTTACAAGGTCAGCCCTCTGATTACTACACACTCACTCTACCCTATCGTAGATAGGCGGTGTCAGTAAATGAGTTGtctctttttgtattttatcaaCAGCTTGGAAAAGCATCACATCAGGAGATTTCACCACCAGGATGCTCGACGGATCTCATTTTTACCTGAAGGACCCTGGAAATGAAAAAATTCTATTAGACTACATCACAAAGCAACTGGAAACATCCGAAATCGACTATTTATGATTTAAATACGGACAATATCTTAACTGAAATATGTCCGGTGGATATTAAAGAGTCCGTCGACTCCACATCTGTCAGGATTAGAGCtgcaaataactttttattattgattatgtgatcaatttttttttttttttaatggattcgTTTCTGgaacagaaaatagaaatcaaaagttttactttatttacttcagttttatttattgaatctgctaataacaaaacatttagttaaaatgtaaagacacattttcatctgagttcattttcattttgataatATTAAAGCAGCCGAAAGTGactcattatttttaaattaaattttttaaatcttttaaatccCCGTGGGGCTCAACACATCCTGCACAGATTGCTACAAATTAAAAGCCTTCCAATGGCATAATCCTTCCTTTACAGTGTTAGGCTTTTAAAGTGAAAATCAAAGTCGATGCAGaggtgtcaaaaactgcagttcctcaaatgtcttaataaacatgtttacagcctggtacaaaaaacagttttggtctctgtagctaatttcccggttcatgacaactgtactgagggtgaatttatatacaactcacctgttcacattatattaaggcttaaagttatgcaggattaacaatGATTTTTAGATAATCACTTAATCCTTTaagttaattattaataaaacactaCAATCATTCTCTGGTTGCAGATTTCAGATGGTGAAATAACACCCAAGttaatttatgaataaatattttttttatcatacaTGTGACGTTTTATTCTTCAAGTTTCATTTTCAATCTCAAGTACCGTCCTGAGACAAGAACACACACgaaatgttattttcagattaaaacatttgaattatttttcatGTCACTCTCATTAAATTTATTATAAACAACACTATTCATAaatatcttgaaaaaaaaaggtttgtgcaTCACATTCAGGGATAAGATATTCTacggaggaggggggggttaaTTTGCAATGTCTGACCGTGAACCAGAGGAGAAGAAGTGATAATGTTCAACATCTCTGTCGCTTTACGTGCAGCTCGGCTTTGCTCAGTGAAGGGTGAAGTTAGATCAACAAGCAGAGCTGCCTCAGGAGCACAAAGGTCGTGGGACTGTGAATGTTTCGTCTAAAAACTCACGCCTAAGATTAAACAACTGCAcggaaaagaaaacattcccTAGTAAATATTCAGAGAGTGCAAAGTCTGAGGTTAGGTCTGTGTCTTTGGCAGCCAGGTTAAAGGGAGATGAAGGTGGGGGTTGGGTGCTGCTGCTACATGTGGTCATCGTCTCTGTGAGGCGGtggcggaggaggtggaggtggaggcagcCGCTCGTTGTCCCTCTGCTGCGCACCGGGAGCGTCGGCCAGCATGAAGGAGTCGGTGGAGTGAGTGCTGATGCGGAGAGGAGCCAGGCGGCGCAGGTTGCTGGGCGTCCACGGCAGCCTCACCTGTGCACGCTGAGAAGGAGCCACCATGCTGCTGTCGAGCTCGGCCTCCGCCAACCACGGAGGGATCTGGACCTGCGCCAACGGGTCCAGGTCCGGCATGAAGGCTGGGTTCTCGATACCAGCTGGATAATGGAAAGAAAGTGAATCAGTGTGGACAGAGTTGAAGGTTAAAACATTGTTATCACTATTAGGTTGAATTTTCAGGGACTTGTACTTCACTGTTTTCCTTagtagttacttttcagattaagattttacattaaatattctACATTTTAAAGATCAAACCAACTTTTTTGCTTGCCCGCCATGTCACATTTCAAATTCCTTTGAGTTTTTAGAAAGTCTTCCCCTCTAAAGCttccaaatgtttcatttaaacagcagtttgatgctcaaatatgtaaaaaatcATCCAATATTTGACAGAAATAGACGtcatatttgatcattttacgTTGCAGCGGTACGTAATGACTTCTACTTGGTTGTGCTTTGGTGTTTTTACTCCAATAAAATATCTGCATGGTGGATTTATTTCACCTCCTGCTCTGTAGGTGACCCTCATGGGGAATGAACCGCCTGATGCCTCAAAGCCAGAGGCGCTGTCTCCCTCTGAGAACTCAAAATCtggaataaaaagagaaaatatatagCGAAAAGGGGCCTTTTCATTGATTACTGGGATAATTCAGGACATTcatgtttggtttttaaaactGAGAGACATACGAACCTTCGTCACCAGAATGATAACTTCTACTTTTGTCCAGTGATTTTCCATTTGGCATCTGCAGTTTGTAGAGAAGTCATTTTATTAGTAAAGTGTTAAAACTGAGTTAGAAAGTGTGAAAAGCTGTAATACATGTTTTGACTATCAGGGCAAgagtatttttaatttttatgttttgtacaATACAAAAATCTCACTTTGATAAAGATAATCATGTTTTTCTACAACACTGCACAAGAAATGTCTATAAAACtgtataaatagaaataaattgaCAAGATTACATGATTAGAGACTTCTAATCTGATGAAATTTAATCCTGAGGCTCTGACCTTTTGCAGCTGgtctttctttgtgtgctttGTAATGTGCTTTGGTGGAGCGACGCCCATCTTTGCAGACTTAAAAGACTCCAAACGACTCCTCATGGTCCTCTGGAAGATCTCCTGCACCTCGTTTTCATCCTTGTTGACGTCGAAATGGCTCCGGCTGTATCTGTGACGGTGCTATGAACCACAAAACAAGAAACCCGATCCCGGATAAGAGAAGAGCGAATAGGAAACAACATTTCTGACTTATCTTACCGTCCAACTACATGGAAGTGTAATACTTTAAATGTATGTAGCTCAGTGACTGCTCACCTGTTTCCTTCCCTTGTAcagatgctgctgcagcaggtggTGACTGTTAACGTCCTCTGTTTCCCTCACTCCGTTCATGTTCTGCTCGTGCATTTCCAGGCTCACCGATGGCACGGGGtctcctctgcagcaggaaAAATCATGTCAGGTACTTCACTCTCAGATAATTCAGACCTCTAATGCAAAGTCGATAGAAGACGTGAGattgtttctgcttttcaagTGTGTAAACAAATGCTGTGACTGCTTGTTGCCATCAGGGGGTAGTGTCTGATCTGTTCACTGTCTGAAGAGTGAGTGGATGAACTTCAGTTTTCAACTTTACTTTACACTATCATGATCATCATAATCAGCTGGATTTAAGATAATAAAAGTGGTTTGTTCTCCATTCGCTGCTCCTGTCATTCTGGCACTAATACTTATTTATCTGCTTGTTTAGGGTATCACTTaatgttgctatggttacagctccagtgtgacagtgagttaCTATAGTTACAGGGGCGCTCTGAAACTTTCTCATCATGGTTTattacaaaatcatgaatgcaGCCTGCGACCTGCTTGATCAAATGTCACGCCAAATAAAATCTTCAAAGTCAGTTCCTCTTTAAAAATCTATAATCACGTACGCCAAACTGTCCTGTATTTAGCTTAGCTCTTAATTATCAGACACTAACATTGGTTGATTTAGCTGCTAAGGTGTCAGAAGATAAACAGCCTTTGTAGTCTTCAGTAAATATGCGTGAACGCACCTTTTATTCACAAttagtttctgttttctggacaaaatgatcctgcaagaatttgtttttctccttcctttACTTTTCCACACAATGTTTCTCTTTGTAGCTACCTGACAACcctcaaataaaataagagatttgatgtttatttgtcCATCACcatcgtctgtgtgtgtctcttcattCAGTTATTGATGAAATATTTGCTCGCCTCATAGTGGACATTCCACTGTGATCCTCCGACGTGTCAGCCATGATGTCGGGCATGACTTCTGTGAATTCGTCGCCAAATTTTTTCTTGAAGTCGACGAACGCCGTTTCGTTGCGGACAAACTCCAGAGAACCTCTACGTTCACCCTGCAACACAGAGACCGGAGGACTTCCTTTACCGGCTGACCAGCAGTGAATCTCATCTCcgcaaacaaaacaacaagagggAACATGTGACTCTCACCTCGGCCACGTAGCTCATAGCATCTTTGAGGTTCAGCTTATGGAAGACTTTGAAGACGTAGTCTCTGTTCTTCCTCGCTGACGGCTTCATCAAAATCCTCGACATCCACTTCTCCTCAAAATGATTCCACCTTCACGGTGACAGAAGTTAATTATAgcttcattcaaacacatttttactgttgtttaaTATCATTCAAGACGTCTTTACATACTTGTCCCTCATGTAGTTGTGTCCTATTTGTCCAGATATATCCTCTATGGCAACAAGCATGTGATCAAACACCTGAACAACAAGAACAGAGATGCTGTGACAGTCTGCGGCCTGGTGGTTTATTGTCCTTCCTGTTGATTCATTTGGAGACTTACCTTGTTCTGCACTTTTTCTATGAGTGTGAGCTCGGACGCTGCGGCTCTCTTCACTTTAAGCCAGGTGACCAGAGGTTTCATTGTTATTCCCTGCAACAGAAATTCAAAGATTTAAGCTGTTGCAAAATTAagcagttgtgtgtttgtgtgaaaaacacagtgtttaccTGAAGAATGACAGTGAAGTACACCACGATGAGCGTGGTGCAAACCATCAGATTCTTCTCCTTTATTTTGTTCCCATCTAACATTGTCGCCAGGCCATATGCGACAGCACCTCGCAGGCCACCATAGCTCATAATCACCTGATCTATGAACTCCACGGGGACCAACCTGAACTTGTTCAGGATCCAGGTGAGGAAAAACACACCTGTagtatacatgcacacaaacacagctcgtTTTGTGACCCGAGGACGTCAGgtggtgttttgtttccacCTGAAACTGAAAGATAAAATCTCACCGATAAATCTGtagacaaagatgaagaaaagcgTGAGCAGGATGAAGCCCGTGTTCCACACCCAGATCGTCTTATCGATGGCGGAGATGCCGAGGAACACGAAGATGATGGTTTCTGATCCGTTGGCTAAAACCTTCATGACGTATCTGACCGTGGTGACGGAGCTCTCGTCCATGTTTGAGTTGATGTACTTCTGGCAGCACATGCCGCAGAA
Protein-coding regions in this window:
- the LOC104928068 gene encoding sodium/hydrogen exchanger 3 isoform X2, which translates into the protein MQRCGCVHLRLCGLVLLICLISGVTGVNGDAALQETHLKASKSNSHGGEHGNSSNITGIPIVTFKWHHVHEPYLIVLWILVAGLAKLVIEANHHVTSVIPESALLICFGFILGGMIWGADKVQTFTLTPTVFFFYLLPQVILDAGYSMPNKLFFSNMGAILVYAVIGTCWNAASLGLSLWGCHMGGAMGDLDIGLLQYLLFGSLIAAVDPVAVIAVFEQVHVNEVLFIMVFGESLLNDGVTVVLFNVFDAFVSLGGAKINAVEIIKGIISFFVVAFGGSLLGFVFGLLISLLTRCTKNIQIIEPGFVFVLGYLAYLTAEMLSLSAILSIVFCGMCCQKYINSNMDESSVTTVRYVMKVLANGSETIIFVFLGISAIDKTIWVWNTGFILLTLFFIFVYRFIGVFFLTWILNKFRLVPVEFIDQVIMSYGGLRGAVAYGLATMLDGNKIKEKNLMVCTTLIVVYFTVILQGITMKPLVTWLKVKRAAASELTLIEKVQNKVFDHMLVAIEDISGQIGHNYMRDKWNHFEEKWMSRILMKPSARKNRDYVFKVFHKLNLKDAMSYVAEGERRGSLEFVRNETAFVDFKKKFGDEFTEVMPDIMADTSEDHSGMSTMRGDPVPSVSLEMHEQNMNGVRETEDVNSHHLLQQHLYKGRKQHRHRYSRSHFDVNKDENEVQEIFQRTMRSRLESFKSAKMGVAPPKHITKHTKKDQLQKMPNGKSLDKSRSYHSGDEDFEFSEGDSASGFEASGGSFPMRVTYRAGAGIENPAFMPDLDPLAQVQIPPWLAEAELDSSMVAPSQRAQVRLPWTPSNLRRLAPLRISTHSTDSFMLADAPGAQQRDNERLPPPPPPPPPPHRDDDHM
- the LOC104928068 gene encoding sodium/hydrogen exchanger 3 isoform X3, which translates into the protein MIWGADKVQTFTLTPTVFFFYLLPQVILDAGYSMPNKLFFSNMGAILVYAVIGTCWNAASLGLSLWGCHMGGAMGDLDIGLLQYLLFGSLIAAVDPVAVIAVFEQVHVNEVLFIMVFGESLLNDGVTVVLFNVFDAFVSLGGAKINAVEIIKGIISFFVVAFGGSLLGFVFGLLISLLTRCTKNIQIIEPGFVFVLGYLAYLTAEMLSLSAILSIVFCGMCCQKYINSNMDESSVTTVRYVMKVLANGSETIIFVFLGISAIDKTIWVWNTGFILLTLFFIFVYRFIGVFFLTWILNKFRLVPVEFIDQVIMSYGGLRGAVAYGLATMLDGNKIKEKNLMVCTTLIVVYFTVILQGITMKPLVTWLKVKRAAASELTLIEKVQNKVFDHMLVAIEDISGQIGHNYMRDKWNHFEEKWMSRILMKPSARKNRDYVFKVFHKLNLKDAMSYVAEGERRGSLEFVRNETAFVDFKKKFGDEFTEVMPDIMADTSEDHSGMSTMRGDPVPSVSLEMHEQNMNGVRETEDVNSHHLLQQHLYKGRKQHRHRYSRSHFDVNKDENEVQEIFQRTMRSRLESFKSAKMGVAPPKHITKHTKKDQLQKMPNGKSLDKSRSYHSGDEDFEFSEGDSASGFEASGGSFPMRVTYRAGAGIENPAFMPDLDPLAQVQIPPWLAEAELDSSMVAPSQRAQVRLPWTPSNLRRLAPLRISTHSTDSFMLADAPGAQQRDNERLPPPPPPPPPPHRDDDHM
- the LOC104928068 gene encoding sodium/hydrogen exchanger 3 isoform X1 is translated as MAAIWRFALFLCMLLMVSSSDTGHEPPEEDASSSKSDTSSGTDSGHDTSGDSGQSGTDSGHDTSGDSGQSGTDSGHDTSGDSGQHGTDSGHDSGDGGHGGEPITTLPIVSWKWHHVSTPYLVALWILVSWLCKLIIEANHHVTSVIPESALLICFGFILGGMIWGADKVQTFTLTPTVFFFYLLPQVILDAGYSMPNKLFFSNMGAILVYAVIGTCWNAASLGLSLWGCHMGGAMGDLDIGLLQYLLFGSLIAAVDPVAVIAVFEQVHVNEVLFIMVFGESLLNDGVTVVLFNVFDAFVSLGGAKINAVEIIKGIISFFVVAFGGSLLGFVFGLLISLLTRCTKNIQIIEPGFVFVLGYLAYLTAEMLSLSAILSIVFCGMCCQKYINSNMDESSVTTVRYVMKVLANGSETIIFVFLGISAIDKTIWVWNTGFILLTLFFIFVYRFIGVFFLTWILNKFRLVPVEFIDQVIMSYGGLRGAVAYGLATMLDGNKIKEKNLMVCTTLIVVYFTVILQGITMKPLVTWLKVKRAAASELTLIEKVQNKVFDHMLVAIEDISGQIGHNYMRDKWNHFEEKWMSRILMKPSARKNRDYVFKVFHKLNLKDAMSYVAEGERRGSLEFVRNETAFVDFKKKFGDEFTEVMPDIMADTSEDHSGMSTMRGDPVPSVSLEMHEQNMNGVRETEDVNSHHLLQQHLYKGRKQHRHRYSRSHFDVNKDENEVQEIFQRTMRSRLESFKSAKMGVAPPKHITKHTKKDQLQKMPNGKSLDKSRSYHSGDEDFEFSEGDSASGFEASGGSFPMRVTYRAGAGIENPAFMPDLDPLAQVQIPPWLAEAELDSSMVAPSQRAQVRLPWTPSNLRRLAPLRISTHSTDSFMLADAPGAQQRDNERLPPPPPPPPPPHRDDDHM
- the olah gene encoding S-acyl fatty acid synthase thioesterase, medium chain — encoded protein: MEKVINCFQRRPDAVSRLICFPWAGGGSIHYARWGNVLNSSVEVFAVKLPGRESRAKEPFFQSMQQIVDEVVGVLLPMLKEKPFALFGHSFGAFTSFAVADHLKQVHNLEPVHIFLSGASAPYSEMRINAPKRSNLSDDDFLKWMSSIGGTPPELLANPEVLKLFVPALKADLHVVENYRCNNPDKPLLSCSVTCFDGKDDIPHDLQAWKSITSGDFTTRMLDGSHFYLKDPGNEKILLDYITKQLETSEIDYL